The following coding sequences are from one Dromaius novaehollandiae isolate bDroNov1 chromosome 22, bDroNov1.hap1, whole genome shotgun sequence window:
- the LOC112995091 gene encoding dolichyl-diphosphooligosaccharide--protein glycosyltransferase subunit DAD1, translating into MSGAAGSGSGSGAGAAGSVGSVVRRFLVEYGSGTPSRLKVLDAYLLYVLLTGALQFGYCLGVGTFPFNSFLSGFISAVGSFILGVCLRIQINPQNKGEFQGISPERAFADFLFANTILHLVVINFVG; encoded by the exons ATGTCGGGCGCGGCGGGATCTGGCTCCGGTTCCGGCGCGGGAGCCGCGGGTTCGGTCGGCTCGGTGGTGCGGCGGTTCCTGGTGGAGTACGGTAGCGGCACGCCGAGTCGCCTCAAGGTGCTGGACGCCTACCTGCTGTATGTGCTGCTCACCGGGGCGCTCCAGTTCGGCTACTGCCTCGGTGTCGGTACCTTCCCCTTCAACTCCTTCCTCAGCGGCTTCATCTCTGCCGTCGGCAGCTTCATCCTCGGCG TGTGCCTCAGGATCCAGATCAACCCCCAGAACAAAGGCGAGTTCCAGGGCATTTCACCGGAGCGGGCATTTGCTGATTTCCTCTTCGCCAACACCATCCTGCATCTTGTCGTTATCAATTTTGTTGGCTGA